One Amaranthus tricolor cultivar Red isolate AtriRed21 chromosome 10, ASM2621246v1, whole genome shotgun sequence genomic window carries:
- the LOC130825597 gene encoding YTH domain-containing protein ECT4 isoform X2, which translates to MYTVPDNGNTDTYVMPGTELNQRLPSPAFENFEMMASDGSAEYFVDPSMYYPSASGYNYYYTGFESPSDMGDHHAVLALDGADMQYAGAQIENSPYVYYTPSYGFGDSPFNPYNPYIPGAMLGVDGSFVGTQPYYAVPPYPNPASSSGYFPVLVQPTPDVAANGSRDTMPDVASSTITQTNGSNTKRSHSSSPATFSMNPSKAASSQTHASAGTSQSSKVSTGTSKRPLSSRNNGSIGSVHGASSHMPQGANSSGLMQSTRDNSYGKLLSQANQVKYSFSMGNGLADYGASSNGQTVLNDPWSKIYFRRPYNDSNGNLDQLGEQNRGPRINKSKNQFVVKAYSTRAGNCNAEGNIVIYADQYNKDDFPVDYANAKFFVIKSYSEDDVHKSIKYNVWSSTPNGNKKLSSAYEDAQKLAAPPGGCPIFLFFSVNASGQFCGVAEMVGPVDFDKDMDFWQQDKWSGSFSVKWHIIKDVPNPTFRHIILENNEHKPVTNSRDTQEIMLKQGLDMLKLFKNFSSKTSLLDDFMYYENRQKIMHDERARIFRRTNGHAHSIEAPLKFNSVLDHSQKLDDGGTWIEKVAQPSNSGGIKTVIRTTEVSSSGSAHVSDVANMVKESSERTGDVSTLKIGSLSIHPKPSERRLQAPATTITAETPKTTSTANVLTVGSMPIKVEETKQTSEILTIGTIALDPKALQHGKVTSFLKGGMRK; encoded by the exons ATGTATACCGTTCCAGATAATGGAAATACGGACACTTATGTG ATGCCAGGTACGGAACTGAACCAGCGTTTACCTAGTCCAGCTTTTGAGAACTTTGAAATGATGGCTAGTGATGGATCTGCCGAGTATTTTGTTGATCCGAGCATGTATTATCCTTCTGCCTCCggttataattactattatacTG GATTTGAGTCACCCAGCGACATGGGAGACCACCATGCAGTTCTTGCTTTAGATGGTGCAGATATGCAGTATGCG GGTGCCCAAATAGAAAATTCGCCTTATGTATACTATACACCTAGCTATGGATTTGGAGATTCTCCATTCAACCCTTATAATCCTTACATACCTGGTGCGATGCTAGGAGTTGATGGCTCATTTGTGGGAACACAACCTTACTATGCTGTTCCACCTTATCCCAATCCCGCCTCCTCATCTGGCTATTTTCCTGTTCTTGTCCAACCTACCCCAGATGTTGCTGCAAATGGATCGCGAGACACTATGCCAGATGTTGCCTCATCCACCATAACTCAAACAAATGGCTCTAACACAAAGCGCTCACATTCTTCCTCTCCTGCAACTTTTTCCATGAATCCTTCAAAAGCTGCTTCCAGCCAGACACATGCATCTGCTGGAACATCACAAAGCTCAAAAGTTAGTACAGGAACAAGCAAACGTCCTCTGAGCAGTCGGAATAATGGGTCTATTGGGTCAGTCCATGGTGCTTCATCACATATGCCACAG GGTGCAAATTCTTCAGGCTTGATGCAATCTACAAGGGATAATTCATATGGAAAGCTTCTATCTCAAGCTAATCAAGTGAAATATTCATTTTCTATGGGTAATGGTTTGGCTGACTATGGAGCTAGCAGCAATGGCCAAACTGTTTTAAATGACCCTTGGTCCAAAATTTATTTCAGAAGACCCTATAATGATAGTAATGGGAACCTTGATCAATTGGGTGAGCAGAATCGAGGACCAAGAATCAACAAATCCAAAAATCAATTTGTTGTAAAAGCCTACTCCACAAGGGCCGGGAATTGTAATGCTGAAGGAAATATTGTAATTTATGCTGATCAGTACAACAAAGATGATTTTCCTGTGGACTATGCCAATGCAAAGTTTTTTGTCATAAAATCTTACAGTGAGGATGATGTTCATAAGAGTATCAAGTATAATGTTTGGTCATCTACACCCAATGGGAACAAGAAGCTAAGTAGTGCCTATGAAGATGCTCAGAAATTAGCTGCTCCACCAGGAGGCTGCCCAATTTTCCTCTTCTTTTCT GTCAATGCAAGTGGCCAATTCTGTGGTGTTGCAGAGATGGTTGGTCCTGTTGACTTTGATAAGGATATGGACTTTTGGCAGCAAGATAAGTGGAGTGGGAGCTTCTCTGTCAAATGGCATATTATAAAAGATGTGCCAAACCCCACTTTTCGCCACATTATACTGGAAAACAATGAGCATAAGCCTGTGACTAATAGCAGAGACACACAAGAG ATAATGCTCAAGCAAGGTTTGGATATGCTTAAGCtttttaagaacttctcttcaAAAACATCATTGTTGGATGATTTCATGTACTATGAAAATCGTCAGAAAATCATGCACGACGAGAGGGCTCGTATATTTCGTAGGACAAATGGGCATGCACATTCCATTGaagctcctcttaagtttaatTCTGTGCTGGATCATTCCCAGAAATTAGATGATGGAGGAACTTGGATTGAGAAAGTTGCACAGCCTAGTAATTCAGGTGGCATAAAAACTGTGATCAGGACTACAGAAGTGTCTTCAAGTGGCAGCGCTCATGTGTCTGATGTTGCTAACATGGTTAAGGAATCATCGGAACGAACAGGTGATGTTTCTACTTTGAAGATTGGTTCTTTAAGTATTCATCCTAAGCCAAGTGAACGTCGATTACAAGCACCTGCTACGACAATCACCGCTGAAACTCCTAAAACTACAAGTACAGCTAACGTTTTGACTGTTGGCTCCATGCCAATTAAAGTTGAAGAAACCAAGCAAACATCGGAAATACTTACTATTGGGACGATTGCGCTTGACCCTAAGGCATTGCAGCATGGAAAGGTGACTAGTTTTTTGAAGGGAGGTATGCGGAAGTAA
- the LOC130825596 gene encoding DEAD-box ATP-dependent RNA helicase 46-like, translating into MANLEAASPAAGPRYAPDDPNLPKPWKGLIDGSTGLTYYWNPETNITQYEKPASAPPPVPSAVPHVDTASQTTVQHGQPADASQYQQQYMNQLSQQPGQFQGPISQQQGHYQGPQTASNPQQQPAQIPPSGQQQYVHYGQGMPQRSSQIGLAPVQQGQATQPQHYGPPMTQQSGQQLLPHQGSQMVQHPIQHNSQQLGQQAPLHQGPTAAQSQGLHYMPHQMQYAPYQQPPMHPQGQQNVQLHPQVTPQGPQFSYQQDNRNAQQDDSDYPKQTGSSISQVEQSGHTAGHGPPSMNTSNHGLQGSPLSGQSQPYASSVHMHQPHPNVKVPETRSDIANQHPSTYQNQMGQSFMQGQQHGLPPVARNMGYDESQQLRSGKGYDFNASKDSPLVPPLHPNLAAVPMPRNQQDSRMGAFSHQNVPPGHDGLNKISAPGMHSMYNHANVDPPIPNQPFMRPSPMMPGSTDALNISSVEAYRQQHEVTATGENVPAPFMTFEATGFPPEILREMHSAGFASPTPIQAQTWPIALQNKDIVAIAKTGSGKTLGYLMPAFMHLRQRRNNSRNGPTVLVLAPTRELATQIQDEAIKFGRSSRISCTCLYGGAPKGPQLEELRRGADVVVATPGRLNDILETRNIDLRQVSLLVLDEADRMLDMGFEPQIRKIVNEIPPLRQTLMYTATWPKEVRKIAGDLLRSPVQVNIGSVDELAANKSITQYVEMVPQFEKQRRLEQILRSQERGSKVIIFCSTKKLCNDLARSISRSFPAAAIHGDKSQSERDYVLNQFRSGKSPILVATDVAARGLDIKDIRVVINYDFPTGIEDYVHRIGRTGRAGATGVAYTFFSEQDWKHAADLVKVLEGANQQVPAQVREMALRGGHGFNKDRNIMNRFDTGPGPAFGGGGRWDSGGRGGNMGDGGRGGMRDRDSSFGGRGGFGASRGGSGMRNDGFGGRGMRERDDYGRGGRVDNGGRGYRGGRGFGGPGGYGGRSRDDYGSNERFNNRDVGFGRGRGRGRFDNRRDATRSRGRSYSRSPEKVRTWGGYSRSVSRSRSRSRSRSRSRTPRRSYSRSRSRGRTRSRSRSRSRSYDGYERPTRRERRPSGFDMLPETDNHQQKDLAATIVGPPAVPQITNSNSLSVYDAGAKLDEKDHIVHSGVVNQSDD; encoded by the exons ATGGCAAATCTTGAAGCAGCTTCTCCAGCTGCTGGTCCAAGGTATGCACCAGATGACCCAAACCTTCCAAAGCCATGGAAAGGGTTGATTGATGGGAGCACAGGTCTTACTTATTACTGGAATCCCGAGACAAATATCACTCAATATGAAAAGCCGGCTAGTGCACCTCCACCAGTTCCATCTGCTGTACCTCATGTAGACACTGCATCTCAGACTACTGTGCAGCATGGACAGCCTGCGGATGCTTCACAGTATCAACAACAATACATGAATCAGTTATCTCAGCAGCCAGGACAGTTTCAGGGTCCAATTTCTCAACAGCAAGGACATTATCAAGGTCCTCAAACTGCATCAAATCCTCAGCAGCAGCCTGCACAGATTCCTCCTTCTGGGCAGCAGCAGTATGTCCATTATGGACAAGGAATGCCTCAAAGAAGCTCACAAATAGGGCTAGCACCTGTGCAACAGGGACAAGCAACGCAGCCGCAGCACTATGGGCCGCCAATGACGCAGCAAAGTGGCCAACAGTTATTGCCACATCAAGGATCGCAGATGGTGCAACATCCCATTCAGCACAATTCTCAGCAGTTAGGGCAGCAGGCACCATTGCATCAGGGTCCGACAGCAGCACAATCCCAAGGGCTTCATTATATGCCCCACCAAATGCAATATGCTCCATACCAACAACCACCTATGCATCCACAGGGGCAGCAAAATGTACAACTTCATCCTCAGGTGACCCCACAGGGACCTCAATTCTCATATCAACAGGATAATAGAAATGCTCAGCAAGATGATTCTGATTATCCTAAGCAAACTGGGAGCTCAATTTCTCAGGTTGAGCAAAGTGGACACACAGCTGGTCATGGTCCACCGTCTATGAATACTTCTAATCATGGATTGCAAGGAAGCCCCCTCTCTGGTCAATCACAGCCTTATGCTTCCTCAGTGCATATGCATCAGCCGCACCCAAATGTTAAAGTGCCAGAGACTCGGAGTGATATTGCCAATCAGCATCCTTCCACTTATCAAAATCAAATGGGTCAATCCTTTATGCAGGGTCAGCAGCATGGCCTGCCTCCTGTTGCGCGAAATATGGGCTATGATGAAAGCCAACAACTGCGATCTGGGAAAGGATATGACTTTAATGCTAGCAAGGATTCACCATTGGTTCCGCCTCTCCACCCTAATCTTGCTGCGGTACCTATGCCAAGGAATCAGCAG GACTCAAGGATGGGTGCTTTCTCGCATCAAAATGTGCCACCTGGTCATGACGGTTTGAATAAGATAAGTGCACCAGGTATGCATAGCATGTATAATCATGCAAATGTTGATCCACCTATCCCTAATCAACCTTTTATGAGGCCATCTCCGATGATGCCTGGTTCCACCGATGCTTTAAATATTTCTTCCGTTGAGGCTTACCGACAGCAACACGAAGTGACTGCGACG GGCGAGAATGTTCCGGCCCCATTTATGACTTTTGAAGCCACTGGTTTTCCTCCTGAGATACTGCGAGAG ATGCATTCTGCTGGATTTGCTTCACCAACACCAATTCAAGCTCAAACATGGCCTATTGCACTACAAAACAAAGACATTGTGGCAATTGCAAAGACAGGTTCAGGGAAAACATTGGGCTATTTAATGCCTGCCTTTATGCATCTTAGGCAACGAAGAAATAATTCACGAAATGGTCCAACAGTCTTGGTCTTGGCTCCTACTCGTGAGCTTGCTACACAAATTCAAGATGAAGCTATAAAATTCGGAAGATCTTCCAGGATTTCTTGCACG TGCTTGTATGGCGGAGCCCCAAAGGGCCCACAGCTAGAAGAATTACGCCGTGGAGCTGATGTAGTTGTGGCAACACCTGGTCGTCTCAACGATATTCTTGAGACGAGAAATATTGATCTTCGACAAGTTTCACTGCTTGTTCTTGATGAAGCGGATAGAATGTTAGACATGGGTTTTGAGCCTCAAATTCGCAAGATTGTGAATGAGATTCCTCCTCTTAGGCAAACACTCATGTACACGGCAACTTGGCCAAAAGAAGTCAGGAAAATTGCTGGTGATTTGCTCCGTAGTCCAGTGCAGGTGAACATTGGCAGTGTTGATGAACTTGCTGCGAACAAGTCTATTACGCAG TATGTGGAAATGGTGCCACAATTCGAGAAACAAAGACGTTTGGAGCAGATTCTTAGATCCCAAGAGAGGGGTTCCAAGGTTATTATTTTCTGTTCAACAAAGAAGTTGTGTAATGATCTTGCACGAAGTATTAGTCGCAGCTTTCCTGCTGCTGCAATACATGGGGACAAATCACAGAGTGAAAGAGACTATGTCCTGAATCAATTTCGCTCTGGAAAATCACCAATTTTAGTTGCAACTGATGTTGCTGCTAGAGGCCTTGATATAAAGGACATTAG GGTGGTGATAAACTACGATTTTCCAACTGGGATTGAAGACTATGTCCATCGAATCGGCAGGACTGGCAGGGCAGGGGCAACAGGAGTGGCTTACACCTTCTTCTCTGAACAGGATTGGAAGCATGCTGCTGATCTTGTTAAAGTGCTGGAGGGAGCTAATCAGCAGGTTCCTGCTCAGGTGAGAGAAATGGCACTTCGTGGTGGTCATGGTTTCAATAAAGATCGAAATATTATGAATAGGTTTGATACTGGCCCTGGCCCTGCTTTTGGTGGTGGTGGGCGTTGGGATTCTGGTGGCCGTGGTGGAAACATGGGAGATGGTGGTCGTGGTGGCATGAGAGACAGAGATAGTTCCTTTGGAGGTCGTGGTGGTTTTGGCGCTTCTCGTGGTGGTAGTGGCATGAGAAATGATGGGTTTGGGGGGCGTGGCATGAGAGAGAGAGATGATTATGGACGTGGGGGACGCGTTGATAATGGTGGGCGTGGATACAGGGGAGGACGAGGATTTGGCGGGCCCGGTGGATATGGAGGTCGATCCAGGGATGATTATGGGTCAAATGAGAGGTTCAATAATAGAGATGTTGGATTCGGACGTGGCCGTGGTAGGGGGCGGTTTGATAACAGGAGGGATGCTACGAGGAGTAGAGGAAGGAGTTACAGTCGCAGCCCTGAGAAGGTTCGTACATGGGGAGGTTATAGCAGAAGCGTAAGCCGCAGCCGTAGCCGTAGCCGAAGCCGAAGCCGAAGCCGTACTCCTCGTCGAAGTTATAGCCGAAGCCGAAGTCGTGGTCGTACCAGGAGCCGCAGCCGTAGCCGCAGCCGCAGTTATGATGGTTATGAGAGGCCTACTAGGCGAGAACGTCGTCCATCGGGATTTGATATGCTTCCAGAAACAGATAATCATCAACAGAAGGATTTAGCAGCAACTATAGTTGGGCCTCCTGCTGTACCACAAATTACTAATAGCAATTCTTTATCTGTATATGATGCTGGGGCAAAGCTTGATGAGAAAGATCATATTGTTCATTCAGGTGTGGTCAATCAATCTGATGATTAA
- the LOC130825595 gene encoding polygalacturonase At1g48100, whose amino-acid sequence MEHFCCISKKMLFFVVLILIIWSHLINVIEGRAHYHKKKGATTPVYAPVPSSSSPNPIVRSDPYPSPTRDEPCIFDVTSYGAVGDGSTDDTAAFQAAWKAACAVDSGVVFVPSSGKFMIRSTIFSGPCKPGLVLQVNGVIMPPDGPDCWPDSDSKKQWLVFYRLDGFTLNGTGTIEGNGNQWWDLPCKPHRGPHGSTLPGPCDSPAMIRFFLSNNIELSGLRIQNSPQFHIKFDGCNGVLIDKIQINSPQCSPNTDGIHVENTQNVGIYNSMIANGDDCISIGPGCSNVDIQGVVCDHSHGISIGSLGVHNSRSCVSNITVRGALIKNSDNGVRIKTWQGGSGSVSDISFQDIQMENTTNSIIIDQYYCLTKECRNQTSAVYLSGVSYKNIKGTYNNVRSAPIHFACSDSVPCTNITMSEVELLPAQGELVDDPFCWNAYGIQETLTIPPIDCLQEGMPLELEETAVGC is encoded by the exons ATGGAGCATTTTTGTTGCATTTCAaagaaaatgttattttttgttgtattaattttaattatttggtcACATTTAATCAATGTAATTGAAGGAAGAGCTCATTATCATAAAAAGAAAGGGGCTACAACACCTGTTTATGCCCCTGTTCCTAGTAGTAGTAGTCCAAACCCGATAGTTCGTTCTGACCCGTACCCGAGTCCAACCCGTGATGAGCCGTGCATTTTTGATGTGACATCGTATGGGGCGGTTGGAGATGGGTCCACCGATGACACTGCCGCCTTCCAAGCTGCTTGGAAGGCGGCTTGTGCGGTGGACTCTGGTGTTGTTTTTGTACCTTCGTCTGGGAAATTTATGATCAGGTCTACTATCTTTTCTGGCCCTTGTAAGCCCGGGCTTGTTTTACAG GTAAATGGAGTGATAATGCCACCAGATGGACCAGATTGTTGGCCAGATTCAGACAGTAAAAAGCAGTGGTTAGTATTTTACAGGTTAGATGGGTTTACTCTCAATGGAACTGGAACCATTGAAGGCAATGGTAATCAATGGTGGGACCTTCCTTGTAAACCTCACAGg GGTCCACATGGATCAACCTTGCCTGGACCATGTGATAGTCCTGCT ATGATAAGATTCTTTCTTAGTAACAACATTGAGCTGAGTGGACTAAGAATTCAAAATAGTCCACAATTTCACATAAAGTTTGATGGATGTAATGGAGTACTTATAGACAAAATCCAGATTAATTCTCCTCAATGTAGTCCCAACACTGATGGCATCCATGTTGAGAACACTCAAAATGTTGGCATTTACAACTCCATGATTGCTAATG GGGATGATTGTATATCAATAGGACCAGGTTGCTCAAATGTGGATATACAAGGAGTAGTGTGCGACCATAGTCACGGGATCAG CATTGGAAGTCTAGGAGTGCACAACTCGCGGTCTTGTGTATCAAACATTACTGTCCGAGGTGCATTGATCAAGAACTCAGATAACGGGGTAAGAATCAAGACATGGCAAGGCGGGTCAGGATCAGTCTCGGACATCTCCTTTCAAGACATTCAAATGGAGAACACGACTAATAGCATCATAATAGACCAATACTATTGCCTAACCAAGGAATGTAGGAACCAAACATCAGCTGTTTACCTATCAGGAGTGTCCTACAAGAACATTAAGGGCACCTATAACAATGTGCGTAGCGCCCCAATTCACTTCGCGTGTAGTGACTCCGTGCCTTGTACTAACATAACCATGTCGGAAGTTGAACTTTTGCCTGCACAAGGGGAACTCGTCGATGATCCTTTTTGTTGGAACGCGTATGGCATTCAAGAGACCTTAACTATCCCTCCTATTGATTGTTTACAAGAGGGTATGCCTCTTGAACTTGAAGAAACCGCGGTTGGTTGTTGA
- the LOC130825597 gene encoding YTH domain-containing protein ECT4 isoform X1, giving the protein MSSPTPVSIYNCSGGSVGFDMYTVPDNGNTDTYVMPGTELNQRLPSPAFENFEMMASDGSAEYFVDPSMYYPSASGYNYYYTGFESPSDMGDHHAVLALDGADMQYAGAQIENSPYVYYTPSYGFGDSPFNPYNPYIPGAMLGVDGSFVGTQPYYAVPPYPNPASSSGYFPVLVQPTPDVAANGSRDTMPDVASSTITQTNGSNTKRSHSSSPATFSMNPSKAASSQTHASAGTSQSSKVSTGTSKRPLSSRNNGSIGSVHGASSHMPQGANSSGLMQSTRDNSYGKLLSQANQVKYSFSMGNGLADYGASSNGQTVLNDPWSKIYFRRPYNDSNGNLDQLGEQNRGPRINKSKNQFVVKAYSTRAGNCNAEGNIVIYADQYNKDDFPVDYANAKFFVIKSYSEDDVHKSIKYNVWSSTPNGNKKLSSAYEDAQKLAAPPGGCPIFLFFSVNASGQFCGVAEMVGPVDFDKDMDFWQQDKWSGSFSVKWHIIKDVPNPTFRHIILENNEHKPVTNSRDTQEIMLKQGLDMLKLFKNFSSKTSLLDDFMYYENRQKIMHDERARIFRRTNGHAHSIEAPLKFNSVLDHSQKLDDGGTWIEKVAQPSNSGGIKTVIRTTEVSSSGSAHVSDVANMVKESSERTGDVSTLKIGSLSIHPKPSERRLQAPATTITAETPKTTSTANVLTVGSMPIKVEETKQTSEILTIGTIALDPKALQHGKVTSFLKGGMRK; this is encoded by the exons ATGTCGAGTCCGACTCCTGTTTCTATCTACAATTGCTCG GGTGGCAGTGTTGGATTTGACATGTATACCGTTCCAGATAATGGAAATACGGACACTTATGTG ATGCCAGGTACGGAACTGAACCAGCGTTTACCTAGTCCAGCTTTTGAGAACTTTGAAATGATGGCTAGTGATGGATCTGCCGAGTATTTTGTTGATCCGAGCATGTATTATCCTTCTGCCTCCggttataattactattatacTG GATTTGAGTCACCCAGCGACATGGGAGACCACCATGCAGTTCTTGCTTTAGATGGTGCAGATATGCAGTATGCG GGTGCCCAAATAGAAAATTCGCCTTATGTATACTATACACCTAGCTATGGATTTGGAGATTCTCCATTCAACCCTTATAATCCTTACATACCTGGTGCGATGCTAGGAGTTGATGGCTCATTTGTGGGAACACAACCTTACTATGCTGTTCCACCTTATCCCAATCCCGCCTCCTCATCTGGCTATTTTCCTGTTCTTGTCCAACCTACCCCAGATGTTGCTGCAAATGGATCGCGAGACACTATGCCAGATGTTGCCTCATCCACCATAACTCAAACAAATGGCTCTAACACAAAGCGCTCACATTCTTCCTCTCCTGCAACTTTTTCCATGAATCCTTCAAAAGCTGCTTCCAGCCAGACACATGCATCTGCTGGAACATCACAAAGCTCAAAAGTTAGTACAGGAACAAGCAAACGTCCTCTGAGCAGTCGGAATAATGGGTCTATTGGGTCAGTCCATGGTGCTTCATCACATATGCCACAG GGTGCAAATTCTTCAGGCTTGATGCAATCTACAAGGGATAATTCATATGGAAAGCTTCTATCTCAAGCTAATCAAGTGAAATATTCATTTTCTATGGGTAATGGTTTGGCTGACTATGGAGCTAGCAGCAATGGCCAAACTGTTTTAAATGACCCTTGGTCCAAAATTTATTTCAGAAGACCCTATAATGATAGTAATGGGAACCTTGATCAATTGGGTGAGCAGAATCGAGGACCAAGAATCAACAAATCCAAAAATCAATTTGTTGTAAAAGCCTACTCCACAAGGGCCGGGAATTGTAATGCTGAAGGAAATATTGTAATTTATGCTGATCAGTACAACAAAGATGATTTTCCTGTGGACTATGCCAATGCAAAGTTTTTTGTCATAAAATCTTACAGTGAGGATGATGTTCATAAGAGTATCAAGTATAATGTTTGGTCATCTACACCCAATGGGAACAAGAAGCTAAGTAGTGCCTATGAAGATGCTCAGAAATTAGCTGCTCCACCAGGAGGCTGCCCAATTTTCCTCTTCTTTTCT GTCAATGCAAGTGGCCAATTCTGTGGTGTTGCAGAGATGGTTGGTCCTGTTGACTTTGATAAGGATATGGACTTTTGGCAGCAAGATAAGTGGAGTGGGAGCTTCTCTGTCAAATGGCATATTATAAAAGATGTGCCAAACCCCACTTTTCGCCACATTATACTGGAAAACAATGAGCATAAGCCTGTGACTAATAGCAGAGACACACAAGAG ATAATGCTCAAGCAAGGTTTGGATATGCTTAAGCtttttaagaacttctcttcaAAAACATCATTGTTGGATGATTTCATGTACTATGAAAATCGTCAGAAAATCATGCACGACGAGAGGGCTCGTATATTTCGTAGGACAAATGGGCATGCACATTCCATTGaagctcctcttaagtttaatTCTGTGCTGGATCATTCCCAGAAATTAGATGATGGAGGAACTTGGATTGAGAAAGTTGCACAGCCTAGTAATTCAGGTGGCATAAAAACTGTGATCAGGACTACAGAAGTGTCTTCAAGTGGCAGCGCTCATGTGTCTGATGTTGCTAACATGGTTAAGGAATCATCGGAACGAACAGGTGATGTTTCTACTTTGAAGATTGGTTCTTTAAGTATTCATCCTAAGCCAAGTGAACGTCGATTACAAGCACCTGCTACGACAATCACCGCTGAAACTCCTAAAACTACAAGTACAGCTAACGTTTTGACTGTTGGCTCCATGCCAATTAAAGTTGAAGAAACCAAGCAAACATCGGAAATACTTACTATTGGGACGATTGCGCTTGACCCTAAGGCATTGCAGCATGGAAAGGTGACTAGTTTTTTGAAGGGAGGTATGCGGAAGTAA